The Thermasporomyces composti region GGCGCTCGCGTTCAGCTCGGTGACGGCACTGCTGCTGTTGCTCTTCGAGGAACAGACCAAAGGACTGTTCGCCTGGGGCAGCGGATCACTGGTGCAAGCTGACCTTGACCCGAGTGCCCAGATGGCGCCGATCGTGGTGGCCGCGGTCGGCGGGCTCGTGGTGCTCGGCCACCGGCTGGACATCCTCGCGCTAGGAGACGACACCGCGGCCTCGCTCGGCCTGCCCGTCCGCCGGACCCGAGTCACCGCGGTCCTGCTCGCGGTGCTGTTGACCGCGGCCGCCGTCACGGTGGCAGGACCGATCGGGTTCGTCGGTCTGTGCGCTCCGGTGATCGTGCGTCTCGCCGCACCGCTGGTGCCCGGTCTGCTACGCCACCGCGTCTTGCTCCCGCTCTCCGGGGTCGCCGGCGCGCTCATCGTCGTCGGCGCGGACGTCCTGCTGCGCGCCGCGCTCGGGGGGCAGGGTGGGGTTGACGTGCCCACCGGCGTCGTCACGAGCGTCGTCGGCGCGGTGGTGCTCGTCCTGCTCGCTCGACAGCATCGCGACGCCGGACCCACCCGCCGTCCGCCGGCCGCCCGCACCGGCGGCGCCCGCTCCCGCGGTCGGTTCTGGCTGGTCCTCCTCGTCGCCCTCCTCGCGACGGCCGGCGCAGCGCTCGCGGGCATGCTCCTCGGCGACACACTCCTGCTCACCGGAGACGTCCTCAACTGGCTCACCGGCGCCTCGGGTCCTCGTGTCACGTTCGTCCTCAACGAGCGGATGCCGCGCGTGGCCGCGGCTCTGCTCGCCGGAGCGGCCCTAGCGATCGCGGGCGTCACCGTCCAAGCCGCCTGCCGGAACCCTCTCGCCGAACCGGGGATCCTCGGGATCACCGCCGGCGCCAGCCTCGGCGCGGTGTCCCTCCTCACGTTCGTCCCTCTGGCGAGCGTGGTGGCCATGTCGGTGGCCGCCGGGGTCGGCGCGCTCGTGGCGTTCGCGCTCGTCTACGGGCTGGCCTGGCGGCGCGAGCTGAACCCGGACCGCCTCGTGCTCATCGGCATCGGCCTGTCCGCCGGGTTCACCGCGCTCACCACGCTCATCGTGGTGGTGCACGACCCCTGGAACACCGCCAAGGCGCTGACGTGGCTGTCCGGCTCCACCTACGGGCGGACCTTCGCCCAGGTCGTGCCGGTGCTCGTCGCACTGCTCGTGCTCACCCCGGTCGTCGTGACGCTGCGACGAGAGCTCGACTTGATGGCGCTGGACGACGACACGCCACGCGTTCTCGGTGTCCGCCTCGAGGTCACCCGACTCGCCGTCCTCACCGGTGCGGCGCTGCTCGCCTCCACCGCGGTCTCCGCTGTCGGGGCGGTGGGGTTCGCCGGACTGGTCGCACCGCACGTGGCGCGCGCCTTGGTCGGACCTCAGCACCGCCGGGTCATCCCCGTCGCGGCCGTGGTTGGCGCGCTCCTGGTCAGCCTCGCCGACACCCTCGGCCGGTTCGTCATCGCGCCCGCCCAGGTGCCGGCCGGCCTGCTGACGGCCCTGCTCGGCACGCCCTACTTCGTCTGGCTCCTGTGGCGCTCGCGGGCCTGACG contains the following coding sequences:
- a CDS encoding iron ABC transporter permease, translated to MSNARSGAAPVVTLPRPEPAPHAPGRRIRIAAAFGVSVLALALLAVIHLTQGTSEIGAVDLLRLARGHGDEATWNILLGSRLPRLAAALVVGVALGVAGAVLQSVARNALASPDTLAVSAGAYLAVTIAAAFGLSLPLLPAGGLAFVGGLGAAVFVLLLSAGGASGPTRLVLAGSATALAFSSVTALLLLLFEEQTKGLFAWGSGSLVQADLDPSAQMAPIVVAAVGGLVVLGHRLDILALGDDTAASLGLPVRRTRVTAVLLAVLLTAAAVTVAGPIGFVGLCAPVIVRLAAPLVPGLLRHRVLLPLSGVAGALIVVGADVLLRAALGGQGGVDVPTGVVTSVVGAVVLVLLARQHRDAGPTRRPPAARTGGARSRGRFWLVLLVALLATAGAALAGMLLGDTLLLTGDVLNWLTGASGPRVTFVLNERMPRVAAALLAGAALAIAGVTVQAACRNPLAEPGILGITAGASLGAVSLLTFVPLASVVAMSVAAGVGALVAFALVYGLAWRRELNPDRLVLIGIGLSAGFTALTTLIVVVHDPWNTAKALTWLSGSTYGRTFAQVVPVLVALLVLTPVVVTLRRELDLMALDDDTPRVLGVRLEVTRLAVLTGAALLASTAVSAVGAVGFAGLVAPHVARALVGPQHRRVIPVAAVVGALLVSLADTLGRFVIAPAQVPAGLLTALLGTPYFVWLLWRSRA